AGAATTTGCTAAGAAGCCGTCCCAGGGCCTGGCTTTCCCGGCCTGGAGGCGCATCTGAGCTGCGGAGAGTCGCCCAGGATCGAGGGAGAGCAGGCGGGAAACTGCCCCGTCCGGCCCAGGGGGTGTTGGAGCAAGCGATGGCCCAGGCTGCCTAGGCGAGCCCAGGACAGGGTAGATCTCTCCAGCCGGGCTCTTTCTCCGGGACCGCTCCGCGCCTCGGGCAGACCATGAACCTGGTGGGGAGTTACCAGCACCATCTGCTCCACGAGCCCTTCCTCTTCAGCCCGGCCTCCAGGTGCCACCCGGAGCGCTCCTACTTCCAGAGCTGGGTGCTCAACCCGGCCGAGGTGTCCCCCGACCTCTCCGGGCAGCCCTCCCCCTACCCCAGCGCCGAGTTCGGGGCGCCGGGGCCCGGCCACGGGCCCAGCCGGCTGGAGGCTCTGAGCAGCCGGCTGGGCCGGCGGAAAGGCGTGGGCCCCAAGAAGGAGCGCCGGAGGACCGAGAGCATCAACAGCGCCTTCGCCGAGCTGCGGGAGTGCATCCCCAACGTGCCGGCCGACACCAAGCTCTCCAAGATCAAGACCTTGCGCCTGGCCACCAGCTACATCGCCTACCTGATGGAGGTGCTGGCCAAGGACAGCCAGGCCGGGGAGACCGAGGGCTTCAAGGCCGAGCTCAAGAAAACGGACAGCCGGGAGAGCAAGCGGAAAAGGGAGCCGGTAAGGCCGAGGTGGGAGCCGGTGGACGAGGGGCAGCGCGGGCTAAGGGGGGCAGAGGAGAAGCCGTTGCTCTGGGCTCCCTAGGGCCGTGCCCAGAAAGGTGCCCAGGTCAGTGGGACGCCCCGGTGCATGGGAGGCGTGTACCGCCTCGGCCGCTCTCCCGCATGGGACCTCAGCTACCCTGCACGGGGGGCTGGTTCCACCCCTGTGCCCGTCCCGTTGGTTAGAGGGCAGCGAGCTTTCTGCTGGCCGGGCGAGCCCCGCGCTTTGCGAGCGTACGTAGCGGGATTTCCCGCGGCTCTACGCCCGGCCACACCGAGGGCAGCAGATAAATGCTCCCGCAGCCTTACCGCTGGTGATGCGCGCAACGCGGCCGCGCAGGTTGCGAGAATATTGCTCTGTTGCACGGGATATTAGATTGCAGCGCGGATGCGGCTAGGCGCGACCGACACGCTGCGCTGGGGTTTTATTCTGCGGACTGGAGCCCGGGTTTATCTTCGccagagctcagggcagggggctccgtATTGCGATTTCCCCCTGCGGTCTAAACGGTCCCTGTTTAATCCCCCATCGAGTGGGACTGCTTCAACAGTTCACACCTTTCTTAAGGGGGAGGCGGGAAACTTTTAAACATTGCAAATgggaaatccccacctcccctccctccccagccgcCAGGCCTTGCACCAGTTCGGGCTAGTTGGAAAAGTGGGGGAGCGCCTGGATGCGATGGGCGGCCCCAACTTCCCTGCCGGCCTTCCAGGAACAGTCAGACTCGGGCCCTTCCTTCGTGGCAATGCTTTTACgagtcttttttttccttttctggacGCTGCAAACAAAAACTTCGCCGGTGGTGGGAATCCGAACCCCACTGGGACACCCGAGCTTCTCCCCAGACCATTTTCTACCTAGCGAGGGAGAGGGAGCGCGGGACACAGTCTGCCCCCGTTACAGCCACACTGAGCGGGGCCGTGACACTGTAACCCCGGTCATGTTCTAAACACAGGCCGATAAACGCGTCCACACAGCGAATCCCAGCCTTGGCGCTGGTACTCCCGTTACAAACCCGATTTGGGGGAACCGCCGCCACCTCCTGCCACCTTTTCTTTAACCCCCAAATCAAGGGCTTGTTTGCTTACATTTCTCAACAGGCGCGCTGCGCTCTAGTCCTGATTTTGAAACGAAAGCGGCAGCCCAGGCGACCCTGGTGCTGACCCGCCGCTGACTCAAACCCCGAGAACGTCTCCGGGCTCGGGGTGTGTCAATAATCGAATCCAAAGACAATTCGCGGATCGATTAACACACAAATACACCTTGATTCCCCGCCTCGTTGGCATGATTATCCCCAACGTGCCTCGCTGGTGGGAAAGGGCCGCATTTTGGAGGAAAAGACCCAAAATAGCCTCGCTTTTAAAAAGGAGCTTGTCTTTTACCGTGGCCGAGGAAATCGTTTCCTCACCCAACAAAACCCGGAGCACCCTCCCGTTTGCGGGAGCTTGATATTTTTCAAGCCCAACTCCTTGTTTTCCTCTCATTGAAAGGAACAGAACCGCCTTGGCGCTTAAAGCGAATAGTGTGTAATTTACTAGAGCCCCGTTGTATTTACCAACAGGAGCGTGGATTTACAAGAACGCCGCGTTCTCTATTTAGAAAAGCACGGCGAATAAAGGCAAATTTATGGCTCTGCCCCGATCTCTAACATTTATAAACAGTAACACAATATCCGCTTGTATTTACAGCACTCGCCCGAAATATACAAACAGTGGTATTCAGTAGAACGCAGCCGGcttgatttgtttttcttattaaaatcCTTGCTCGTAAATATTTggtctctccccccgcccccttcatcttttaaatttatatttatttttgttaagcaCTTACCCGTgtttccttttgtgttttttcccccctttggctTTGTGTTTTTCTGCAGCAGCCTGAAGTCTACTCGCATTCCCTAGGCCATGGAGAGAAAAAGCTCAAAGGAAGGACTGGTTGGCCTCAGCAGGTCTGGGCTCTGGAGTTAAATCAGTGAGGAGAGAGACACAAATCAAAGACTGAACTCATTTTTAAAACCGAttcagaagatttttttcccccctgagcgCTCGTCAGGCTGGGAGTGTAACCAATCGCTCTTATCATGTGCAATGTTTAAGAAGGAAAAAGGGTTGGAGATGGGGAGAAATCCAGGAGGGGGGGAATACGAAGAACTGGGCAGGAGGAAAAGAACTCGTGAGAAACAGGGTGACTCTAGTGTAAACGAAACACGCTCTGCTTGTTCTAAATGCTCCGGAATTGGAATCGCTTCCCTACCTTATTTTTCCAGTGGCCTTAATTTTCTCCTTGCTGAAGGCATCCCCGGGTCTCGGTCTCCTTTCTCCATAAAAATGAAACGGATGCAATATGGATTCTCAGCAGAAACACAAATAAGAGCGGTAGGCAGGACCCTTTCCTGCCTGGGCAGTATGGGGCGGATTCTGATCATGGTGGACATGCAGAGGCTGTAATATCGGGTGGTAGCCCCGTGAGGTGAGTGAATGCAGGATCGGGACCTAATGCAGGGAGAGCTGCTTGGATCGAATGAGCcctcaactaattttttttttgtaacct
This DNA window, taken from Trachemys scripta elegans isolate TJP31775 chromosome 8, CAS_Tse_1.0, whole genome shotgun sequence, encodes the following:
- the HAND1 gene encoding heart- and neural crest derivatives-expressed protein 1 isoform X1; translation: MNLVGSYQHHLLHEPFLFSPASRCHPERSYFQSWVLNPAEVSPDLSGQPSPYPSAEFGAPGPGHGPSRLEALSSRLGRRKGVGPKKERRRTESINSAFAELRECIPNVPADTKLSKIKTLRLATSYIAYLMEVLAKDSQAGETEGFKAELKKTDSRESKRKREPQPEVYSHSLGHGEKKLKGRTGWPQQVWALELNQ
- the HAND1 gene encoding heart- and neural crest derivatives-expressed protein 1 isoform X2, with protein sequence MNLVGSYQHHLLHEPFLFSPASRCHPERSYFQSWVLNPAEVSPDLSGQPSPYPSAEFGAPGPGHGPSRLEALSSRLGRRKGVGPKKERRRTESINSAFAELRECIPNVPADTKLSKIKTLRLATSYIAYLMEVLAKDSQAGETEGFKAELKKTDSRESKRKREPPEVYSHSLGHGEKKLKGRTGWPQQVWALELNQ